The Bacillota bacterium genome contains a region encoding:
- the floA gene encoding flotillin-like protein FloA (flotillin-like protein involved in membrane lipid rafts) codes for MPELITLLIFVALIILFLAVIFSFVPIGLWISALAARVPVGIFALIGMRLRRVAPVKIVVPLIKATKAGLDLNVNKLEGHFLAGGNVDRVVNALIAAQRAEIPLPFERAAAIDLAGRDVLQAVQMSVNPKVIETPIVAAVAKDGIEVKAKAKVTVRANIDRLVGGAGEETIIARVGEGIVTTIGSADNHKMVLENPDKISNTVLNKGLDSGTAYEILSIDVADVDVGKNIGAQLQTDQAEADKRIAQAKAEERRAMAVAKEQEMIAAVQQMRAKVVEAEAEVPKALAQALRDGNLGVMDYYQLKNVMADTDMRKSISKLGEQDQQQGETK; via the coding sequence ATGCCTGAATTAATTACTTTATTAATTTTTGTTGCTCTGATTATCCTGTTTTTAGCCGTAATTTTCAGCTTTGTACCGATCGGACTGTGGATATCGGCCCTTGCGGCAAGGGTTCCGGTTGGTATTTTTGCCCTGATCGGTATGCGCCTGAGAAGGGTAGCACCGGTCAAGATCGTTGTTCCCCTGATTAAAGCAACTAAGGCCGGACTTGATCTGAATGTCAATAAACTGGAAGGTCACTTTCTGGCAGGCGGTAATGTTGACCGTGTTGTTAACGCATTGATCGCCGCACAGCGCGCAGAAATACCGCTGCCCTTCGAGCGGGCTGCTGCAATAGACCTTGCCGGCCGTGATGTTCTACAGGCTGTTCAGATGAGTGTAAACCCGAAAGTAATTGAAACCCCCATAGTTGCTGCTGTAGCTAAAGACGGCATTGAAGTTAAGGCCAAGGCAAAAGTTACAGTCAGGGCGAATATCGATCGGTTGGTCGGTGGAGCCGGAGAAGAAACAATCATTGCCAGGGTTGGAGAAGGAATCGTTACGACCATCGGTTCCGCTGATAACCATAAGATGGTTCTGGAAAATCCCGATAAAATATCAAACACTGTTCTCAATAAAGGGCTCGATTCAGGAACCGCATATGAAATTCTGTCCATCGACGTTGCCGATGTTGATGTAGGCAAGAATATCGGCGCCCAACTCCAGACCGATCAGGCTGAAGCTGACAAACGCATTGCCCAGGCCAAGGCAGAAGAAAGAAGGGCAATGGCTGTCGCCAAGGAGCAGGAGATGATCGCCGCAGTTCAACAGATGAGGGCGAAGGTTGTTGAAGCTGAAGCTGAAGTGCCAAAGGCACTGGCCCAGGCTTTGAGAGATGGAAACCTTGGTGTTATGGATTATTACCAGCTAAAAAATGTAATGGCCGATACAGATATGCGTAAGAGCATCAGCAAACTTGGTGAGCAGGATCAACAGCAGGGCGAAACCAAGTAA
- the rpsU gene encoding 30S ribosomal protein S21, with product MAEVKIGKNETLDKALKRFKKQCARSGVLSEARRREHYEKPSVRRKKKAEAARKRRR from the coding sequence ATGGCAGAAGTTAAAATTGGGAAAAATGAAACCTTGGATAAGGCTTTAAAGAGGTTTAAGAAACAGTGCGCCCGCTCGGGTGTGTTGTCCGAGGCAAGACGGCGTGAACATTATGAAAAACCAAGCGTGCGACGTAAGAAAAAAGCTGAAGCTGCGCGGAAAAGGCGCCGTTAG
- a CDS encoding GatB/YqeY domain-containing protein yields MPEQTLADLLFNDQKDATKAKDRFRLSVIRMLRAELQNSSIAKKAPLDTQEELTVLTRELKRRQEALGDFEKAGRQDIVEDLKQEIQIIKSYLPKQLEEDELEKIVIETIKESGAESKREIGKVMSLLMPRVKGKADGGLVRQIVERNLQ; encoded by the coding sequence ATGCCTGAACAGACATTAGCTGATTTATTATTTAACGACCAAAAGGATGCAACAAAAGCCAAAGACCGGTTTCGGCTTTCGGTAATCCGAATGCTGCGGGCAGAACTGCAAAATAGTTCTATTGCCAAAAAAGCTCCTCTTGATACCCAGGAAGAACTCACCGTATTAACCCGGGAGTTAAAAAGAAGGCAGGAGGCCCTGGGGGATTTTGAAAAAGCAGGACGCCAGGATATAGTTGAAGATCTAAAGCAGGAAATCCAGATCATTAAAAGCTATCTTCCCAAGCAGTTAGAGGAAGATGAACTGGAAAAAATAGTAATAGAAACGATTAAAGAAAGCGGGGCAGAATCAAAACGTGAGATAGGTAAAGTAATGAGCCTGCTCATGCCCCGTGTAAAGGGCAAAGCTGACGGTGGTTTGGTGCGTCAGATAGTTGAAAGAAATCTGCAGTAA
- the ybeY gene encoding rRNA maturation RNase YbeY, protein MSINIAIIHQDKKLTTQFLEKLEEMISSILEERELQKGELGLIFADDLHLEQLNEKYRGKSGPTDVLSFNYLEPNEKEDYLADADNDEFAFGDIYISLDRAAEQAIDMKHSLESEIARLSVHGLLHLLGFEHENDQDAALMEQHEIDLLHRFYPETPEVS, encoded by the coding sequence GTGAGTATAAATATTGCGATCATACATCAGGATAAAAAATTGACCACTCAGTTTCTTGAAAAACTTGAAGAGATGATCAGTTCTATACTTGAAGAGAGAGAGTTGCAGAAAGGCGAACTGGGGTTAATCTTTGCCGATGATCTTCACCTGGAACAATTGAACGAAAAATATCGAGGGAAATCTGGTCCGACTGATGTGCTCTCTTTTAATTACCTTGAGCCGAATGAAAAGGAAGATTATTTGGCAGACGCAGACAATGATGAGTTCGCTTTTGGAGATATCTATATTTCTCTGGATCGGGCTGCTGAACAGGCAATAGATATGAAACATTCGCTTGAAAGTGAAATCGCCAGGCTCTCCGTTCACGGATTACTCCACCTACTGGGATTTGAACATGAAAATGATCAGGATGCAGCATTGATGGAGCAACATGAAATTGATCTTCTGCATAGATTTTATCCTGAAACCCCGGAGGTTTCCTGA
- a CDS encoding HDIG domain-containing protein produces the protein MNKKNRIRDYLMRPIAFKDNVRLQKIVLVSILFVVIYLLLIFVSMPARLDLTIGRPSPRTVFAPRDAIDEYSTERLRQAAADAVPDVYDYDPEALEDALGEVGLFFDKVISLNNNPDLGQEEKLDLLQALLDEELPESTLASLLTDSLTLRDLQGRLNFSIREVFEQGIRENDNDLARRRLTQEIALYPFSSDLKRIAEILVTSLIHQNMFYNAQLTEENRESARSQVEPVIILRNTLIISEGEPVTEQQYAQLEDLGLIRGQQADYPGYFGLFFLLVVIFVLVGIYIYIFVNNVYSSPALLLLMGLVFIITLIFSIAAIYFSGYLIPVAMGVILLTVLFGYKLAVIINLVLALMVGLITGGDFSFVLVAMMGGLVSIYAVTRLSQRSDLARAGFYVAVTNAVVIVAVYLFYGNVSFEYDSLINLGYSIVAGIGNGIFSSVVAIGLLPYLESIFGVTTAITLLELSNPNHPLLKEMLMKAPGTYYHSMMVSNLAEAAAERVNANTLLARVGSYYHDIGKLKRPYFFSENQLSGENPHSKLSPNLSSLIIGAHPKDGVELGRKHRLPDTILDIAVQHHGTSMISFFYQQALENSCREDVASEKFRYEGPKPQSKEAAIIMLADAVEAGVRSLSKPSSNRVETMIRRMIKEKLDDGQLDQSDLTLKELDQIAGAFVYIMSGIYHSRIEYPEKELKAEFERSTGVK, from the coding sequence ATGAATAAAAAGAATCGGATCAGGGATTACCTAATGCGGCCAATCGCATTTAAAGATAATGTACGCCTGCAAAAGATAGTGCTGGTATCCATTTTATTCGTTGTAATTTACCTTCTCCTCATATTCGTAAGCATGCCGGCCCGCCTGGATCTCACTATCGGCAGACCAAGTCCGCGAACGGTCTTTGCACCCCGTGATGCAATCGACGAATATTCAACCGAGCGTTTGAGGCAGGCAGCGGCAGATGCCGTTCCCGATGTTTATGATTATGACCCCGAGGCTTTGGAAGATGCGCTTGGGGAGGTCGGACTTTTCTTCGATAAGGTTATTTCGCTTAACAATAACCCTGACCTTGGGCAAGAGGAAAAACTTGATCTCCTGCAGGCTCTGCTTGACGAAGAGCTGCCCGAATCAACCCTGGCTTCACTGCTTACCGACAGCCTCACCCTGCGGGATCTTCAGGGGCGCTTAAATTTTTCTATTCGGGAAGTCTTTGAACAGGGCATTAGAGAAAATGATAATGATCTCGCCCGCCGGCGGTTAACCCAGGAAATTGCCCTCTATCCCTTTAGTTCAGATTTAAAAAGAATAGCAGAAATTCTGGTTACTTCACTTATTCACCAGAACATGTTTTACAACGCTCAGTTAACAGAAGAGAACCGTGAATCAGCCAGGAGCCAGGTTGAACCGGTTATAATCCTGAGAAATACACTGATCATCAGCGAGGGTGAGCCGGTTACCGAGCAGCAGTACGCACAGCTTGAAGATCTTGGTTTGATCAGGGGACAGCAGGCTGATTACCCCGGTTATTTTGGCCTTTTTTTCCTCTTGGTTGTCATCTTTGTCCTGGTTGGTATCTATATTTATATATTTGTCAATAATGTTTATTCAAGCCCTGCCTTATTGCTATTAATGGGATTGGTATTCATTATAACCCTGATTTTTTCGATTGCAGCCATATATTTTTCAGGGTATCTCATACCGGTTGCCATGGGTGTTATCCTCTTAACTGTTCTTTTCGGGTATAAACTTGCAGTAATCATTAATTTGGTCCTTGCCTTGATGGTTGGGTTGATAACCGGTGGGGACTTCTCATTTGTTCTTGTTGCAATGATGGGCGGCCTGGTTTCCATTTATGCAGTTACCAGGCTTAGCCAGCGCAGCGATCTTGCCAGGGCAGGATTTTATGTTGCCGTTACAAATGCCGTTGTGATCGTCGCTGTATACCTCTTTTACGGCAATGTAAGCTTTGAATATGATTCGCTTATAAATTTGGGTTACAGTATAGTTGCCGGAATTGGAAACGGGATTTTTTCTTCGGTTGTTGCTATCGGCCTGCTGCCTTACCTTGAGAGTATATTCGGGGTTACAACAGCAATTACCCTGCTCGAATTATCCAACCCCAATCATCCACTGCTTAAAGAGATGCTGATGAAAGCTCCAGGCACTTATTATCACAGCATGATGGTTTCCAACCTGGCTGAAGCTGCAGCAGAAAGAGTAAATGCCAATACACTTCTGGCCAGGGTCGGTTCCTATTATCATGATATAGGAAAGCTGAAGCGACCATATTTTTTCTCGGAAAATCAACTTTCCGGGGAAAACCCGCACTCCAAGCTGTCGCCAAATTTGAGTTCTTTGATCATCGGAGCCCACCCGAAGGACGGGGTTGAACTGGGTAGAAAACATCGTCTTCCGGATACTATTCTTGATATTGCCGTTCAGCATCATGGAACAAGCATGATTTCTTTCTTCTATCAGCAGGCGCTGGAAAACAGCTGTCGTGAGGATGTTGCATCAGAAAAGTTCCGCTATGAAGGTCCGAAGCCTCAAAGCAAGGAAGCTGCTATAATTATGCTGGCAGATGCAGTCGAAGCTGGAGTGCGGTCACTTTCCAAACCATCCAGCAACAGGGTCGAAACCATGATTCGCAGGATGATTAAAGAAAAACTCGACGACGGCCAGCTGGATCAGAGTGATCTGACCTTAAAAGAGCTGGATCAGATCGCCGGAGCTTTTGTCTATATAATGTCCGGAATATATCACTCCAGGATCGAGTATCCTGAAAAAGAACTTAAGGCCGAGTTTGAGAGGAGTACCGGAGTTAAGTGA
- a CDS encoding histidine triad nucleotide-binding protein — protein sequence MSADCIFCKIIDRELDADIVYEDDKVIAFKDINPAAPVHILIVPRKHIPCLLDMEQDDEALIGHMHRVANEVARAFKLDKKGFRVVINCGPDAGQIVFHLHLHLLGGRPLLQTIAKGRGV from the coding sequence ATGTCCGCTGATTGTATATTTTGTAAGATAATTGATCGTGAGTTGGATGCCGATATAGTTTATGAGGACGATAAAGTCATTGCTTTTAAAGATATCAACCCGGCTGCACCGGTTCATATTTTAATTGTTCCTCGTAAGCACATCCCATGTTTGCTTGATATGGAGCAAGACGATGAAGCCCTGATCGGTCATATGCACAGGGTGGCCAATGAAGTTGCCAGGGCTTTTAAGCTCGATAAAAAAGGCTTCCGCGTCGTAATAAACTGCGGTCCGGATGCGGGGCAGATCGTTTTTCATCTTCACCTCCACCTCCTGGGAGGAAGGCCTTTGTTGCAAACCATAGCTAAGGGTAGGGGCGTTTAA
- a CDS encoding DUF881 domain-containing protein, which translates to MSDNSARHIYRSGKIQLIILIIVLVNTALIALGYYFLIYRLTSTDTLLAYKQELARDIADYNHRLAKDLGVNNLSSVREALAEYNYALDQAGNSEDLIQVILKQGQWAQETIYRESDARLRDNILQAVRSDNQVRGTVERMHLFIRIENGNYTVYPDQYLESATLQRINALLVPNRHYGNQHIDLEIFEGDCKLALPQTPEEQLSILNEDLSALRQQLHETRVEAGLADMAGPGITLYLYDAPDTQVSASLVHDADVRDIVNELFSAGAKGISVGGQRLTATSGIRCTGPLIMVNYRQIASNPVVIQAVGDPDLLISGLKIILNDLETRRGLIFEVSQSGFILLPAYKSFD; encoded by the coding sequence TTGTCAGATAACTCGGCTCGCCACATTTACCGTTCAGGTAAAATACAGCTTATTATCTTGATTATTGTCCTGGTTAATACGGCATTAATTGCCTTAGGATATTATTTCTTGATCTACCGGTTGACCAGCACCGATACTTTATTGGCCTATAAACAGGAACTGGCCAGGGATATAGCTGATTATAATCACCGCCTGGCAAAAGATCTCGGGGTAAATAATCTTTCGTCAGTCCGGGAAGCACTGGCAGAATACAACTATGCGCTTGATCAGGCCGGGAACAGCGAAGATTTGATCCAGGTCATTTTAAAGCAGGGTCAGTGGGCTCAGGAGACAATATACCGGGAGTCTGATGCCCGGCTGCGGGATAATATACTGCAGGCGGTGCGGAGTGACAACCAGGTGAGAGGAACAGTCGAAAGGATGCATCTGTTTATTCGAATCGAGAACGGCAACTATACCGTTTATCCTGACCAATATCTTGAATCAGCAACTTTGCAACGGATCAATGCTTTGCTGGTTCCAAACCGCCATTACGGTAATCAGCATATTGATCTGGAGATATTTGAAGGAGATTGCAAGCTGGCCCTGCCTCAGACTCCCGAAGAACAATTATCAATTCTAAACGAAGATTTAAGTGCCCTGCGTCAGCAGCTGCATGAAACCAGGGTAGAGGCCGGCTTAGCTGATATGGCTGGTCCGGGGATTACACTTTATCTATATGATGCTCCCGATACGCAGGTTTCTGCTTCGCTGGTTCATGATGCTGATGTCAGGGACATCGTTAATGAGCTCTTCAGTGCCGGGGCAAAGGGTATATCTGTCGGAGGACAACGCCTCACAGCTACCAGCGGTATCCGGTGTACTGGCCCGCTAATTATGGTCAATTACAGGCAGATAGCATCGAATCCGGTTGTTATTCAGGCAGTCGGTGATCCTGACTTATTGATCAGCGGTTTAAAAATTATTTTAAATGATCTGGAAACACGACGGGGGCTGATCTTTGAGGTAAGTCAGTCTGGATTTATCCTTTTACCGGCTTATAAAAGTTTTGATTGA
- the mnmH gene encoding tRNA 2-selenouridine(34) synthase MnmH, translated as MEIDIDDAIRRSDLIFIDVRAPGEYAFASIPGAVNIPLFDDREHRQLGIIFRQLGESEARRVALDFVLPKLPFLITQIEKSCGGKLPLLYCRRGGLRSLSLYQVLTLGGIPAMRLKKGYKAYRQYVNERLAGFTMSSRLFVLHGLTGVGKTAVLKILGDKGMPVIDLEELARHRGSVFGNLGLDAPRSQKDFDALLLKELDQLSHEPSIFIEGEGHRIGNVYLPRFLTEAMDQGKQILLTAPLEIRVQRILDIYSPLLMPGNRIIQIRDALRSLENRMGSNKVELLLKMLDNREYGNLARMLCTDYYDHFYHDSRPEYSRFDLLIDATDLNQTAGNIIDYNNSFYRKETAYDESLRCRSQSG; from the coding sequence ATGGAAATTGATATAGATGATGCAATAAGGCGTTCCGATCTGATCTTTATCGATGTCAGGGCTCCAGGGGAGTATGCTTTCGCTTCAATACCGGGCGCAGTGAATATCCCCCTCTTCGATGATCGTGAGCACCGCCAACTGGGCATTATTTTTAGACAGCTTGGTGAATCAGAAGCCCGGAGGGTTGCTCTTGATTTTGTTTTACCAAAATTGCCGTTTCTTATAACACAAATAGAGAAATCCTGTGGAGGTAAATTACCACTTCTATATTGCCGCAGGGGCGGTTTACGCAGCCTGAGCCTCTACCAGGTCCTAACTCTGGGCGGCATACCGGCTATGAGATTAAAAAAAGGCTACAAAGCGTACCGACAGTATGTAAATGAACGTTTGGCCGGATTTACAATGAGCAGCAGGCTCTTTGTACTGCACGGCTTAACCGGGGTAGGGAAAACTGCTGTCCTGAAAATTTTGGGAGATAAAGGTATGCCGGTAATAGATCTGGAGGAACTGGCCCGCCATCGCGGTTCGGTTTTCGGTAATTTAGGGCTTGATGCACCTCGCTCCCAGAAAGATTTTGACGCACTTTTACTTAAAGAGCTGGATCAGTTAAGTCATGAACCTTCAATTTTTATCGAGGGCGAAGGCCATCGGATTGGCAATGTATACCTTCCACGATTCTTAACCGAAGCGATGGATCAGGGCAAGCAGATTCTGCTCACGGCGCCGCTCGAAATCAGGGTTCAACGTATTTTGGACATATACAGCCCCCTGCTGATGCCTGGAAACAGGATTATCCAGATAAGAGATGCCCTACGCTCGCTGGAAAACCGCATGGGCAGCAACAAAGTAGAACTGCTGCTCAAAATGCTGGATAACAGGGAATACGGAAATTTAGCCCGAATGCTCTGTACCGATTACTATGATCACTTTTACCATGATTCCAGGCCGGAATATTCAAGATTTGACCTGCTGATTGATGCCACAGATCTGAACCAGACTGCAGGCAATATAATCGATTATAATAATTCTTTCTACAGAAAGGAGACTGCTTATGATGAATCCTTACGATGCCGCTCACAATCTGGCTAA
- a CDS encoding diacylglycerol kinase family protein produces the protein MNGVINSLKNAFIGLRYCFVTQRNMTIHAIVGVIVLISGLVLSVSVAEFLFLIAAVFLVLVAESFNTALEKTIDLYTRERNHLAQTAKDVAAGAVLLTSIFAVIVGVIILGPPLWALLK, from the coding sequence ATGAATGGGGTAATCAACAGTCTGAAGAATGCATTTATTGGGTTGAGATACTGTTTTGTAACTCAACGCAATATGACAATTCATGCCATAGTCGGAGTGATTGTACTTATTTCCGGCCTGGTTCTTTCTGTGTCAGTAGCTGAATTTCTTTTTCTGATTGCTGCAGTATTTCTGGTTCTGGTCGCCGAATCGTTTAATACTGCCCTGGAAAAGACAATTGACCTCTATACCCGGGAACGTAACCATCTTGCCCAAACGGCTAAGGACGTTGCTGCCGGCGCGGTATTATTAACTTCTATATTCGCAGTAATTGTCGGGGTAATTATCCTCGGACCTCCTTTATGGGCACTATTGAAGTGA
- a CDS encoding PhoH family protein yields the protein MLSRTILLASGDESVQLLGKHDRHFSMVEDKFDVRLIPKGHELIIEGQPEEVEAVYGLFEELLIHIRKGHLLTGREFEYALKLTAQGEASMIRSLFSDLILVTPRGKQIRPKTVGQKRYLEAIRCHDIVLSIGPAGTGKTYLALAMAVDALKNKQIQRLILTRPAVEAGEHLGFLPGDFQEKVDPYLRPIYDGLYDLLGIDAFQKYREKGIIEIAPLAYMRGRTLDDSFVILDEGQNATSEQMKMFLTRLGFGSKAVITGDITQIDLPKGRYSGLEEAPRILSRIEGIALVYLTEKDVVRHPLVQSIIKAYEIYENLRERNGNE from the coding sequence ATATTAAGCCGGACTATATTGCTGGCCAGTGGCGACGAATCAGTTCAACTGTTGGGTAAACATGACCGGCATTTCAGTATGGTAGAAGATAAATTTGATGTCAGGCTGATTCCCAAAGGGCATGAGTTGATAATCGAAGGGCAGCCTGAAGAAGTTGAGGCAGTGTACGGCTTATTTGAAGAACTGCTGATCCATATTCGCAAGGGGCATTTACTGACAGGGCGTGAATTTGAATATGCGCTTAAACTTACTGCCCAGGGAGAAGCATCAATGATCCGCTCCCTATTTAGTGATTTAATTCTGGTCACTCCCAGGGGAAAACAGATCCGTCCGAAAACAGTTGGTCAAAAAAGATACCTTGAGGCTATTCGCTGTCATGACATAGTATTATCGATCGGTCCTGCCGGGACAGGAAAAACTTACCTCGCCCTGGCAATGGCTGTTGATGCCCTGAAGAACAAGCAGATTCAGAGACTTATCCTGACCCGCCCGGCTGTTGAAGCCGGTGAACACCTGGGGTTTTTACCGGGAGATTTTCAGGAGAAGGTCGATCCCTATCTGCGACCCATATACGATGGATTATATGATTTGTTAGGTATTGATGCTTTTCAGAAATACAGGGAAAAGGGTATTATTGAAATCGCCCCCCTGGCCTATATGCGCGGTAGAACTTTAGACGATTCGTTTGTTATCCTGGACGAGGGGCAGAATGCAACTTCGGAACAGATGAAAATGTTTCTAACCCGCCTTGGTTTTGGGTCCAAAGCGGTTATCACCGGAGACATTACCCAGATCGATCTTCCGAAGGGGCGATATTCAGGTCTGGAGGAAGCTCCGCGTATACTATCCAGGATCGAGGGGATAGCGCTGGTTTATCTTACAGAAAAAGATGTAGTCAGGCATCCTCTGGTCCAGTCGATTATTAAAGCTTACGAAATATATGAAAATCTCAGAGAAAGGAACGGCAATGAATAA
- the speB gene encoding agmatinase, which translates to MEKKEPWREIKTGAPQKSDIIIYGVPFDGAVSNLSGAAEAPNRIRKLSAILPPFSEEGTDLRDLIIADQGNACSSDDWSSFYRKVKKEAFDLIASERFNLFLGGDHSVTIPLAGAFAEHYHPHKVGMIHLDSHCDLMDTYDGRNWSHACPQRRFLELDNTSPDNLVLIGIRSYEAEEREFLKENPSIKVIGARQFHYSGLEYTLETVYQAMQDVKAVYISLDIDVLDPAFAPGTGTPEAGGLMTREVIEIVRELIINLPVKSMDLVEVAPPVDHSDITSWAALKIIYEVFAAYMSKTRR; encoded by the coding sequence GTGGAGAAAAAAGAACCATGGCGGGAAATAAAAACCGGCGCTCCGCAGAAGAGCGATATCATTATTTATGGAGTTCCTTTTGATGGAGCTGTAAGCAATCTTTCCGGCGCAGCAGAAGCCCCGAACCGGATCAGGAAACTATCCGCGATATTACCTCCATTTTCTGAGGAAGGGACCGACCTGCGCGATCTAATTATTGCCGACCAGGGCAATGCCTGTTCATCCGATGATTGGAGCTCTTTCTACCGGAAAGTAAAAAAAGAGGCTTTCGATTTAATCGCCAGTGAACGGTTTAACCTGTTTCTGGGCGGCGATCATTCGGTAACCATACCCTTGGCAGGAGCGTTTGCCGAACATTACCATCCTCATAAAGTGGGTATGATCCACCTGGATTCTCACTGCGACCTGATGGATACCTATGATGGGCGAAACTGGTCACATGCTTGTCCGCAGAGGCGTTTTCTTGAACTTGATAATACATCACCCGATAACCTGGTTTTAATCGGGATTAGATCATACGAAGCGGAGGAACGCGAGTTTCTTAAAGAAAACCCTTCAATCAAGGTCATCGGAGCCAGGCAATTCCACTATAGTGGGTTGGAATATACTCTCGAAACAGTCTATCAGGCTATGCAAGATGTAAAAGCTGTATATATATCACTTGACATAGATGTTCTTGATCCAGCTTTTGCTCCGGGAACCGGTACTCCCGAGGCCGGAGGTCTGATGACCAGGGAAGTAATAGAGATAGTGAGAGAGTTAATTATAAATTTACCGGTGAAATCAATGGATCTGGTAGAAGTAGCACCACCGGTTGACCATTCCGACATTACCTCCTGGGCTGCCCTGAAAATTATCTATGAAGTATTTGCAGCATACATGTCTAAAACAAGAAGATAG
- a CDS encoding nodulation protein NfeD, translated as MNRVQRIFIWITFLLIGLVIYMPGAVDSQSNSSVVIIEIKGTIDPGTVSYFNYAVAEAERRGSSAIILDLDTPGGFINSAEEIRRRMDDFSEPIYAFVHPNAISAGAYLALAADEIFMVPGSTMGAAEPRFLGLGEADEKSVSFWEKEMAGMAERRNRDPQIASAMVRRDISIEGLVEEGVLLTLTANEALEVGYSEATVSDLSGLLEAVGLPDAPRQVIEPRISDSLVSYTTNPIIGTILLMIGIGGLIAEVISAGFGIAGIISIAAFALYFGGNIAAGMAEYWVLILFVLGVVLMLVEAFMPGFGVFGISGLVSTVVAIVLAAASVQTGMVMLLVSIILAGVFSYLSFRFFAKRGALRHIILSEQERADQGYVAPLDQKSLVGKEGIAITSLRPSGTALIDRKRVDVISEGAFIPAGESLVVDRVEGVRVIVNRIDKETG; from the coding sequence GTGAATAGAGTGCAAAGAATTTTTATCTGGATAACCTTCCTGTTAATCGGGCTGGTTATTTATATGCCCGGCGCGGTAGATTCGCAGTCTAACAGTTCAGTTGTAATCATAGAAATTAAGGGGACTATAGATCCCGGAACAGTCAGTTATTTCAACTATGCAGTAGCAGAAGCAGAAAGAAGAGGTTCTTCTGCCATAATCCTTGATTTGGATACCCCGGGAGGATTTATTAATTCAGCAGAAGAAATTCGGCGCCGGATGGATGATTTTTCCGAACCGATCTATGCCTTTGTTCATCCCAACGCTATTTCTGCCGGAGCATATCTGGCTCTTGCTGCCGATGAGATATTTATGGTGCCCGGGAGCACCATGGGAGCGGCTGAACCCCGATTCCTGGGGTTAGGAGAGGCAGATGAAAAATCTGTTTCATTCTGGGAAAAAGAGATGGCCGGAATGGCAGAGAGGCGGAACAGGGACCCTCAAATAGCTTCCGCTATGGTTCGCCGCGATATTTCTATTGAAGGTTTGGTTGAAGAAGGAGTCCTGCTAACCCTGACTGCCAATGAGGCTCTTGAAGTTGGCTACAGTGAAGCAACCGTCAGCGATCTTTCGGGACTTTTGGAAGCGGTTGGTCTGCCGGATGCTCCCAGGCAGGTTATTGAGCCGAGAATCAGTGATTCCCTGGTCAGCTATACCACAAATCCGATTATCGGGACCATATTGCTGATGATAGGTATCGGGGGGCTGATTGCGGAAGTGATTTCGGCCGGTTTCGGCATTGCCGGGATAATCAGCATTGCTGCATTTGCTCTCTATTTTGGCGGTAATATAGCTGCCGGAATGGCTGAATACTGGGTTTTGATCCTTTTTGTTCTGGGAGTTGTCCTGATGCTTGTTGAAGCGTTCATGCCCGGATTTGGGGTATTCGGTATTTCCGGGCTGGTTTCAACTGTAGTGGCCATTGTTTTGGCTGCAGCTTCGGTTCAAACCGGGATGGTCATGCTCCTGGTTTCAATTATCCTGGCCGGAGTCTTCTCATACCTGTCTTTCAGGTTTTTTGCAAAGCGGGGTGCTCTGCGCCATATTATTCTGTCAGAGCAAGAAAGAGCAGATCAGGGATACGTTGCACCTCTTGATCAGAAAAGCCTGGTTGGCAAGGAAGGAATTGCGATCACATCTCTGAGACCATCGGGAACAGCCCTGATCGACCGGAAGAGGGTAGATGTCATCAGCGAGGGCGCCTTTATCCCTGCCGGTGAATCCCTGGTAGTCGATCGGGTAGAGGGAGTTCGTGTTATAGTTAACCGCATAGATAAGGAGACCGGATAA